The stretch of DNA TTTTTTTAAATCATCTTTTGCATTTGTTGTAAGTGTAAGATTGAAGTTTTCAGCTAAGAAGTTGAAAATATCTTCATTTACAAATTGTGGTGGTTTTGGTCCAAGATAAATATTTTTTACTCCAAGAGAAAATAAAGCAAGTAAAACAATAATAGCTTTTTGTTCCATCCAAGATAATACAATAGAAATTGGTAAATCATTGATTGGTGTGTTTAATGCTCCACTTATTGCTTTTGCAATTTCAACTGCACCATTTGAGTCATTACATTGACCTAAGTCTAAATATCTAGGAATTCCAGTTCCTTCAATTTCTCCAAAATCAATATCATTAAATCTGAATTTTCCACAAGATGAAGTGATGATTACACAGTCTTTTGGTAAAGATGAAGTTAATTCTCTATAATATTCTCCACCTTTCCCTGGTGCATCACAACCAGCAACTACAAAGAATTGTTTGATTTTCCCTTCTTCTAAAGCTTTTAAGATTTGTGGAGCTAAAGTTAAAACAGTTTTATAGTGGTGACCAGTTGTTAATGTTGTAGTTTCATTAAAATCAATTCCATTTGCATCTTCACACTCTAAAGTTCTTTTGATTAAAGCATCAAAGTTATCATTTTCAATAGGAGTTGAACCCTCAACACCTACAATTTTGTAAGTAAATAATCTATCTAAATATTCACAGTTTTTCTTTGGAGGAACAATACAGTTTGTATTTACTACAAAAGTTCCAGGAAATTTCTCCATTAGTTTTGCTTGGTCAAACCATGCTTTTCCAACATTTCCTTTTAGGTGAGGATATTTTCTAAGTTCTGGATAACCATGAGCTGGTAACATTTCAGAGTGTGTGTAAACATTGATTCCTTTATCTTGCGTTGCTATTAACAATCTTTCAAACATCTCTAAATCATGTCCAGAAACTAAGATAGCTTTTCCTTCAACTTTATTTTGAGAAACAGTTATGGGAGTTGGAATACCAAATTTATTTGTGTGAGTATTTGATAATCTATCCATCACTAAGCTTCCTGCTCGTCCTATTTTCATTAGTTGATTGATGTGGTCGTTGAAGTTGAAGTTTACATTTGTAAGTGTGAAATAAAGCGTTTCACTCATAACATCATCAATCTCTTTTGTAAGTTCTGGTTTAAATGTATTTAAATGTTCTCTGTATGCACTAAGACCTTTTAAACCAAAAATCATAATATCTTGAAGTCTTGAAAGATTTTCATCTTTTCCACAAGTTCCTACTGTTGCACCAGTACTTCCACATCCACCTTTTTGACTCATTTCACATTGATAACAAAACATACTCATAATATAAAATCCTTCTAAATTTTTGAGGGATTATATGGTTTTAGAAAGAGTGATACATTGATATTAATCAATAGAATATATATAAATAAAGCATTAAAACTCTAAAATACGACTTTAAAAATATAAAGGATTAAAATGTCAAAAGAAAGAATAAAAGATTTTATTGATAAACAACTTGAAAATTTAGATGATTTTTCTTACAAAATAGAAATTGATGAAAATCATATTTATGCAATTTTTTCAGAAATCTTAAGTGAAAACACAAATAAAGAGATTACTTTTAAATTACTAGATGAAGTTTTATATATGCATTCGGTTACTTATGGGTGGAAACCTGTGGAAAAAGGTGTAGCAAATAAATATTTTTGGATTGAACTTTTAAAAACAGAAGCTTAACAAGCTACTGTTTTTGGTGGAAGTTTTGAGACAAATTCTTCAATAGATATGGCAACTCTTTTTGAAAATGCCACAGCTTCTACAACTGTTCTAGCACCTGTAACAACATCACCAGAAGCAAATACTCCACGTCTAGCTGTTACTCCATTTTCATCACTTTGAAGTAGTCCATTTTCACCTAAAGATAATCCAGTATTGTTTTTTACAATTAAATCTCGTGCTGTTTGGCTAATGGCTACTAAAATAGAATCAGCTTCTTCAAAATTTTCTCTATTAATTTCTTGATCTGTTGTCATATATCTTATACCTTTTTCTGTTAGTTCTAAAGGTAATCTATGAAGTTTGAATTTCACTCCATCGATTTTTGCATGAGCAATTTCAATTTTTTCAGCAGGCATATCCTCTTCACCTTTTCTATACATAATTGAAACATCATTTGCCCCATTTCGTATAGCAGTTCTTGCAACATCCATAGCTACATTTCCAGCGCCAATTACAACTATTTTTTTACCTAAATCATAAGCTTTTGGAGTTTTTAAATAATCAATAGCAAAATGAACATTTCCTAAACTTTCACCTTTAATTCCTAATTTTTTAGGAGCCCAAACTCCAGTTCCTATAAAAATTGCATCAAAGCCATCCCTTTGTAAATCATCAAGGGTAATATTTTTACCAATCATAATATTTTTTCGGATTTTTACACCTAATTTTATTAGATTTGTTTCAATCTTATCAAGAATTGTTTTATCAAGTCTAAAATCAGGAATACCATATCTTAGAACTCCTCCTATTTGGTCATTCCCTTCATACATTGTCACATTAAAGCCTTTTAAAGCCATCATTATTGCAAGACTAATACCAGCTGGACCTGAACCAATTATTGCTAGATTTCGACCATTTAAAATTGGTTTCTCAAACTCTCTAAAATTCATATAATAAGTTGAAATATAGTTTTCAATTCCACCTACGTTTACAGGAGTCGATTTTTTATTTAAAACACAATGTCCTTCACAATGTTTTTCGTGAGGACAAACTAGGGAACAAATAATTGATAATGGATTATTTTCAAAAATTTTTTCTCCTGCTTCTTTTATATTTCCACTTAAAAAAAGTCTGATCATTTCTGCAATTGGAGTACCAACTGGACAGCCAGTTTGACATTTCGGTTTTTTACAATCTAGACAAGTTTGCGCTGAATTAATTATATGTTGCATGTTATTCTCTTTAGTAATTTCTTCCTAATTATAACAAATAAATAAAATTATAAAATTAATTTATAAAAATAAGCTATTATTCTAGTTATTTTCGTGCTAATTAAGTATAATATCAAACTTTATTAAATTAATAGTTAGTTATCAAAAGATATAATATAGATATTACAGGGAAAAGGATGATAATGTCAGTCGTTAAAAAAGTAGTGTTTTTAATAGTTTTATTCATTGGGTTTATAGTTTATTCTGTCTATAGCTTTGATTTTGACTCCCCCACAAATACTCAAACTTTAGTTTCAACTTCAACAAAAACAGAAATTAATTCTACTGATACAGGTTTGATTGATAAAATTATTAATTTTTTTGCTTCATCTGATCAAAAAGATTCTAAACCGTTTAATCTTGTGTTAACAAAAAAAGATGGAATAGTTACAATGGATGGTATTTTCTCAAATGAAGAAGATGCTAAAAAAGTCTCTAATATTTTGAATATTAATAGAGATGGTGAATATACTTATGAAGATGATGTTGTTATTGACGAAGTTTTATTATCAAAAGTTGCTGTATTAATTACTCCTTTTAAGGATTTTTTTGCGGATGGAGCTAAAATTTTAATTATAAATGATGAAGTTTCTTTATCAGGAGAATTAAAAGATCCAAATTATTATGCTTTATTAGAGTCTATTACTTCAAGAATGGATATAAATTTAATTAAAGATATAAATATTGCTAATCCAACTCTTGTTACTGCTGATAGTGAAGATAACTTGAATGATAAAGAAGTTTCTCTTGAAAGTAATAAAAATTCTGAGAATGTTAGCAAACGTGAAAATGCTGTAAAAACTATTTTAACTCCAAATGAGATTCAACTTAGTATTAATCAAATATTATTAGAAAAAAAGATTTCATTTGAAAGAAAGAGTTCAACTATTACTGCTGATTCTAATCCAACTTTAGTAGGAATAGCTAAAATATTAGAAAACAACAAAAATGTAAAAGTTGAAATTGCTGGACATACTGATTCAAGAGGTGATAAAAATCTGAATAAACAGATTTCACAAGATAGAGCAAATAGTGTAAAAATTGCATTGATTGATTTGGGTGTGGATGAAAATAGACTAATCGCTGTTGGTTATGGAGAAGAATTTCCAATTGCAAAAGATGATGAAAATGGTCTATCAGAGATAAATAGAAGAGTTGATTTTAATATTATAGGAGAATAGATTTATGCTTGACATTGCTTCACAAATTGTAATAAATTTAG from Arcobacter suis CECT 7833 encodes:
- a CDS encoding NAD(P)-dependent oxidoreductase — translated: MTKENNMQHIINSAQTCLDCKKPKCQTGCPVGTPIAEMIRLFLSGNIKEAGEKIFENNPLSIICSLVCPHEKHCEGHCVLNKKSTPVNVGGIENYISTYYMNFREFEKPILNGRNLAIIGSGPAGISLAIMMALKGFNVTMYEGNDQIGGVLRYGIPDFRLDKTILDKIETNLIKLGVKIRKNIMIGKNITLDDLQRDGFDAIFIGTGVWAPKKLGIKGESLGNVHFAIDYLKTPKAYDLGKKIVVIGAGNVAMDVARTAIRNGANDVSIMYRKGEEDMPAEKIEIAHAKIDGVKFKLHRLPLELTEKGIRYMTTDQEINRENFEEADSILVAISQTARDLIVKNNTGLSLGENGLLQSDENGVTARRGVFASGDVVTGARTVVEAVAFSKRVAISIEEFVSKLPPKTVAC
- a CDS encoding OmpA family protein encodes the protein MSVVKKVVFLIVLFIGFIVYSVYSFDFDSPTNTQTLVSTSTKTEINSTDTGLIDKIINFFASSDQKDSKPFNLVLTKKDGIVTMDGIFSNEEDAKKVSNILNINRDGEYTYEDDVVIDEVLLSKVAVLITPFKDFFADGAKILIINDEVSLSGELKDPNYYALLESITSRMDINLIKDINIANPTLVTADSEDNLNDKEVSLESNKNSENVSKRENAVKTILTPNEIQLSINQILLEKKISFERKSSTITADSNPTLVGIAKILENNKNVKVEIAGHTDSRGDKNLNKQISQDRANSVKIALIDLGVDENRLIAVGYGEEFPIAKDDENGLSEINRRVDFNIIGE
- the hcp gene encoding hydroxylamine reductase, which translates into the protein MSMFCYQCEMSQKGGCGSTGATVGTCGKDENLSRLQDIMIFGLKGLSAYREHLNTFKPELTKEIDDVMSETLYFTLTNVNFNFNDHINQLMKIGRAGSLVMDRLSNTHTNKFGIPTPITVSQNKVEGKAILVSGHDLEMFERLLIATQDKGINVYTHSEMLPAHGYPELRKYPHLKGNVGKAWFDQAKLMEKFPGTFVVNTNCIVPPKKNCEYLDRLFTYKIVGVEGSTPIENDNFDALIKRTLECEDANGIDFNETTTLTTGHHYKTVLTLAPQILKALEEGKIKQFFVVAGCDAPGKGGEYYRELTSSLPKDCVIITSSCGKFRFNDIDFGEIEGTGIPRYLDLGQCNDSNGAVEIAKAISGALNTPINDLPISIVLSWMEQKAIIVLLALFSLGVKNIYLGPKPPQFVNEDIFNFLAENFNLTLTTNAKDDLKKLLIA